A window of Synechococcus sp. MEDNS5 contains these coding sequences:
- a CDS encoding calcium:proton antiporter — MSSRPALSSSIMEIRNELSTLGLGGGVLALLSFSGLLEWLLASDAGLIIAGLLILGAVVVLLSQQVANQAELLAEALGEPYGTLVLTGSVIVIELALIGSTMITGEQNPTLARDSMFSVLMIALTGITGLCMALTSRQSRQRLESDEAMSEEDLSGPNMAGSMVFYNLISTMSVLVLIIPNFSTDSPEGEFSLPIEVVLSVVAVGVYVIFLINQMGPYRCFFMDAQERAALNSEHNPEGFIQKPRPWRAGGLLVASLGVVVLIAESMGQLIERGVNELQLPGALAGILVAMLILIPEALNAIQATRRGQLQRALNTLFGSVLATISLTVPAVLLIGQIIGSEVILGLEPASMVLLALTLFLLRPHPKVLGSEGLMLLVVFLFWLMLDLV; from the coding sequence ATGAGCAGCCGACCGGCGTTGTCCTCCTCGATCATGGAGATCCGCAACGAACTGTCGACCCTCGGCCTGGGAGGCGGGGTTTTGGCCCTGCTCAGTTTCAGCGGACTTCTGGAGTGGCTGCTGGCCAGCGACGCAGGATTGATCATTGCTGGATTGCTGATCTTGGGAGCCGTAGTGGTGCTTCTCTCCCAGCAAGTGGCCAATCAGGCGGAACTGCTGGCCGAGGCACTCGGAGAGCCCTACGGGACCCTGGTGCTCACGGGATCTGTGATTGTGATCGAGCTGGCCCTGATCGGCAGCACCATGATCACGGGCGAGCAGAACCCCACGCTCGCCCGTGACTCGATGTTCTCGGTGCTGATGATCGCCCTCACCGGCATCACCGGGTTATGCATGGCGCTCACCTCCAGGCAATCGAGGCAGAGGCTCGAGTCTGACGAAGCAATGAGTGAGGAAGACCTCTCGGGCCCGAACATGGCCGGATCGATGGTGTTTTACAACCTCATCAGCACGATGAGCGTGCTCGTTCTCATCATCCCCAACTTCAGCACTGACTCTCCAGAGGGTGAATTCAGCCTGCCGATCGAGGTGGTGCTGTCCGTAGTCGCCGTGGGCGTTTACGTGATCTTTCTGATCAACCAGATGGGGCCTTACCGCTGTTTCTTCATGGATGCTCAGGAGCGAGCGGCCCTCAACAGCGAACACAACCCTGAGGGCTTCATCCAGAAGCCCCGACCATGGCGAGCAGGCGGCCTGCTGGTCGCCAGTCTCGGGGTGGTGGTGCTGATCGCTGAGTCCATGGGTCAGCTGATCGAACGGGGCGTGAACGAACTGCAACTCCCTGGCGCTCTGGCTGGAATCCTCGTGGCCATGTTGATCTTGATCCCTGAAGCGCTGAACGCCATTCAGGCCACGCGCCGCGGCCAGCTGCAGCGCGCCCTCAACACCCTCTTCGGGTCGGTACTGGCCACGATCAGCCTCACCGTTCCTGCGGTGCTGCTCATCGGTCAGATCATTGGCTCTGAGGTGATCCTGGGCCTCGAGCCCGCCTCCATGGTGCTGCTGGCCCTCACCCTGTTTCTGCTTCGCCCCCATCCCAAGGTGCTCGGGAGCGAAGGGTTGATGCTTCTGGTGGTGTTCCTGTTCTGGCTGATGCTGGATCTGGTCTGA
- a CDS encoding aminopeptidase P N-terminal domain-containing protein: MVDFACHADRRQRFMQDLGRAAAVIPAATLVTHHADTEWPFRQDSDFWYLTGFDEPDAVALFLPHRPEGERFVLFVNPREPAAEVWTGRRWGCEGAVECFGADIAHPRSELEQRLPDYLQGAEGIAFRVGRHPAVEPLVVAAWAGQLDRASRTGSAALALVAPCSVLHRMRLRKEPEELERLREAGRISAAAHELARSVVKPGMRERQVQALIEEHFLDQGARGVAYGSIVAGGDNACVLHYIENNAVLQDGDLLLIDAGCSLPDYYNGDITRTFPVNGRFSGEQRELYSLVLAAQQSAIDSVRPGQTAEGVHDTAVRVLVEGLVSLGLLQGDVDGLIEKGAYRHLYMHRTGHWLGLDVHDVGAYRLGEHHVELEPGMVLTVEPGLYVSDRLPVPEGQPSIDERWKGIGIRIEDDVAVRDLDEVPEGHEVLSADALKSVQAMER; encoded by the coding sequence ATCGTTGATTTTGCTTGTCATGCGGATCGTCGTCAGCGGTTCATGCAGGATTTGGGACGTGCTGCTGCGGTGATCCCTGCAGCAACCCTGGTGACCCATCATGCCGATACGGAATGGCCGTTCCGTCAGGACAGTGATTTCTGGTACCTCACCGGTTTTGACGAGCCCGACGCGGTCGCCCTGTTCCTTCCCCATCGACCGGAGGGAGAACGTTTTGTGCTGTTCGTGAACCCGCGCGAACCGGCCGCCGAGGTCTGGACCGGACGACGCTGGGGGTGTGAGGGGGCTGTGGAGTGTTTCGGTGCCGATATCGCCCACCCCCGCTCCGAGCTTGAGCAGCGACTGCCGGACTATCTGCAAGGCGCTGAGGGAATCGCCTTCCGCGTCGGTCGCCATCCCGCAGTCGAGCCCCTCGTGGTGGCCGCCTGGGCGGGGCAGCTCGATCGAGCGTCGCGAACCGGCAGCGCAGCCCTGGCCTTGGTGGCTCCCTGTTCAGTGCTGCATCGCATGCGTCTGCGTAAGGAGCCGGAAGAGCTGGAGCGACTGCGTGAGGCCGGACGGATTTCCGCAGCCGCCCATGAGCTGGCCCGCTCCGTTGTGAAACCTGGGATGCGGGAACGTCAGGTTCAGGCCTTGATCGAGGAGCATTTCCTCGATCAAGGGGCCCGTGGTGTGGCCTATGGCTCAATCGTGGCGGGTGGTGATAACGCCTGCGTTCTCCACTACATCGAGAACAATGCCGTGCTTCAGGATGGCGATCTGCTGCTGATCGATGCCGGCTGTTCGCTGCCTGACTACTACAACGGAGACATCACGCGAACGTTCCCGGTTAACGGTCGCTTCAGCGGTGAGCAGCGAGAGCTCTACAGCCTTGTGCTTGCTGCGCAGCAGTCCGCGATTGACAGCGTCCGGCCAGGGCAGACTGCTGAGGGTGTTCATGACACGGCAGTGCGCGTTCTGGTGGAGGGGCTCGTGAGCCTTGGTCTCCTGCAGGGGGATGTGGATGGCCTGATTGAAAAGGGTGCTTATCGCCATCTCTACATGCACCGCACCGGCCATTGGCTTGGCCTGGATGTTCACGATGTGGGTGCTTACCGGCTTGGTGAGCATCACGTGGAGTTAGAACCTGGCATGGTGCTCACCGTGGAGCCTGGGCTCTATGTGAGCGATCGTCTGCCGGTTCCGGAAGGGCAACCCAGCATCGACGAGCGCTGGAAGGGCATCGGCATTCGCATCGAGGATGATGTGGCCGTGAGGGATCTCGATGAGGTGCCCGAAGGCCATGAGGTGCTCAGCGCTGACGCCCTCAAGTCGGTTCAGGCCATGGAGCGCTGA
- a CDS encoding CNNM domain-containing protein produces MTSDLLILLILVVVVLAGSALCSGVEAALLTVNPIRVHELAARPRPVAGARRLAQLRQRLGRTLSVLVIANNGFNIFGSLMLGGYAAWLFKRMDSSSVALPLFSISLTVLVILLGEILPKAIGSRLALPVALASAPVLHWLGVMMRPLVLLLERLLPAITEESEISTDEEEIRLLARLGSQKGQIEADEAAMIAKVFQLNDLTARDLMIPRVAAPTLDGATCLDELRDALVENEAQWWVVLGDAVDKVLGVANRDSLLSALVQNRGQLTPLDLSEPAEFVPEMIRADRLLTAFRRDNAGVRVVVDEFGGFVGVIGPDAVLAVLAGWWRKGGSATP; encoded by the coding sequence ATGACCTCCGACCTGCTGATCCTGCTGATCCTGGTGGTGGTGGTGCTGGCTGGATCAGCCCTCTGCTCGGGTGTGGAGGCAGCGCTGCTCACGGTCAATCCCATCCGCGTCCATGAGCTCGCAGCACGTCCGCGTCCGGTCGCTGGTGCTCGCAGGCTTGCTCAGTTGCGACAGCGCCTGGGACGCACCCTGTCCGTGCTGGTGATTGCCAACAACGGCTTCAACATCTTTGGCAGCCTGATGCTTGGTGGTTATGCCGCCTGGCTGTTCAAACGCATGGACAGCAGCAGCGTGGCGCTGCCGCTGTTTTCCATCAGCCTCACCGTTCTGGTGATTCTGCTGGGCGAGATCCTGCCCAAAGCGATCGGCAGTCGCCTGGCTCTGCCTGTGGCTCTGGCCAGTGCCCCTGTGCTGCACTGGCTCGGCGTCATGATGCGTCCCCTGGTTCTGCTGCTTGAGCGACTGTTGCCGGCCATCACGGAGGAGAGCGAGATCAGCACCGATGAGGAAGAGATCCGGCTTCTCGCCAGACTCGGTTCTCAGAAAGGTCAGATCGAAGCGGACGAGGCCGCCATGATCGCCAAGGTGTTTCAGCTCAACGATCTCACCGCCCGCGACCTGATGATCCCGCGTGTGGCAGCGCCCACCCTTGATGGCGCTACCTGCCTGGATGAACTGCGGGACGCGCTGGTCGAGAATGAAGCCCAGTGGTGGGTCGTGCTCGGCGACGCGGTGGACAAGGTTCTGGGGGTGGCCAACCGGGACAGCCTCTTGAGTGCGCTGGTTCAGAACCGCGGTCAGCTCACACCTTTGGATCTGAGCGAACCAGCCGAATTCGTTCCGGAGATGATCCGCGCTGATCGACTGTTAACCGCGTTTCGTCGTGACAATGCCGGCGTGCGCGTCGTGGTGGATGAATTCGGTGGCTTCGTCGGTGTGATCGGCCCCGATGCCGTCCTGGCCGTCCTGGCTGGGTGGTGGCGCAAGGGAGGCAGCGCTACCCCATGA
- a CDS encoding GTP-binding protein encodes MTISTAMASKAQVLRLWKDQLNLTALEQGLLSGALKTLDHQLHRLEKSRIRIAVFGRVGVGKSSLVNALVGQSLMATDVAHGCTRQQQSTPWPTPVPGLQAVDLVDTPGIDEVDGPARARLAGRVALNADLVLLVLDGDITQVELDALATLQKKGKPVVTVLNRSDCWPGEELAPLLASIKRRLPRGLPGPVVAAAAPRQAVQLSDGRIRSQQQPADVARLQTHLTSLLAEHGEGLLLLNSLRQATSIQQQLETGRLLRRRREAQGLIGRYAALKAAALAANPLMLLDLAGGMACDAALVSQLCALYDLPLGGPAARRLLRQLGGQNALIGGAQLGLQMSLGVIRQLLLLAAPFSAGLSLAPAAPVAVAQAALAVHTTRRTGRLTARWLLEERGRGRRNQPIPISLMRRLCRTDRGLIGLMHRWPDAPTRPALKSLLP; translated from the coding sequence ATGACCATCTCCACTGCGATGGCATCCAAGGCACAGGTGTTGCGGCTGTGGAAAGACCAGCTCAACCTGACCGCCCTTGAGCAGGGTCTGCTGAGCGGTGCCCTCAAAACGCTGGATCACCAGCTGCATCGCCTGGAGAAGAGCAGGATTCGGATCGCCGTGTTCGGCAGAGTCGGCGTCGGCAAGTCGAGCTTGGTCAATGCGCTTGTAGGCCAGTCGCTGATGGCCACGGATGTGGCCCATGGCTGCACGAGACAACAGCAGAGCACTCCCTGGCCGACGCCAGTCCCAGGTCTGCAAGCCGTCGACCTGGTGGACACACCCGGGATCGACGAGGTCGATGGCCCAGCTCGGGCTCGCCTGGCGGGCCGCGTGGCCTTGAACGCCGACCTGGTGTTGCTAGTGCTGGATGGGGACATCACCCAGGTTGAGCTCGATGCACTCGCCACCCTCCAGAAGAAGGGAAAACCGGTGGTCACCGTTTTGAATCGCAGCGATTGCTGGCCAGGCGAAGAGCTGGCTCCTTTGCTCGCCAGCATCAAACGCCGCCTGCCGCGAGGGCTCCCGGGGCCAGTTGTCGCGGCGGCGGCGCCACGGCAGGCTGTGCAGCTCAGCGACGGACGCATCCGCAGCCAGCAGCAGCCGGCCGATGTGGCGCGTCTGCAGACCCACCTGACATCACTGCTGGCTGAGCATGGCGAAGGCCTGCTGCTCTTGAACAGCCTGCGGCAGGCAACGAGCATTCAGCAGCAGCTCGAAACCGGCCGCCTGCTGCGGCGCCGTCGGGAAGCGCAGGGGCTGATCGGTCGCTACGCCGCCCTCAAGGCGGCGGCGCTGGCCGCCAACCCTTTAATGCTGCTCGATCTTGCGGGAGGCATGGCCTGTGATGCCGCCTTGGTGAGCCAGCTCTGTGCGCTGTATGACCTTCCCCTGGGAGGCCCGGCAGCCCGCCGACTGCTCCGTCAGCTTGGTGGCCAGAATGCCCTGATCGGGGGAGCACAGCTGGGGCTGCAGATGAGTCTGGGAGTGATACGCCAGCTGCTGCTTCTAGCGGCACCCTTCAGTGCTGGGCTCAGCTTGGCCCCGGCGGCCCCGGTGGCGGTGGCCCAGGCGGCTCTGGCGGTTCATACCACCCGCCGCACCGGTCGACTGACAGCCCGCTGGCTGCTGGAGGAACGCGGTCGCGGTCGCCGCAACCAGCCGATTCCCATCAGCCTGATGCGCCGTCTGTGCCGCACAGACCGCGGTCTGATCGGATTGATGCATCGCTGGCCTGATGCGCCGACGCGTCCGGCACTGAAATCCCTGCTGCCATGA
- a CDS encoding nicotinate-nucleotide adenylyltransferase codes for MSRDTIALLGTSADPPTIGHQALLEGLLGEFQRVVTWASDNPSKRHGAGLKQRSYLLDRVVQTIGNPRLQLAQDLSSPYAITTLERARQRWPESPLCFVVGSDLATQIPRWKHCDQWLGLCELGIVPRKGWPIEDGDLQGLERLGARPRILSLDIPATASSAVRQATGDDQIPDTLWPLLLEHNLYGYHSSSA; via the coding sequence ATGAGCAGAGACACGATTGCACTTCTGGGAACCAGCGCGGATCCCCCCACCATTGGACATCAGGCCCTGCTTGAGGGTCTTCTCGGGGAGTTCCAGAGAGTGGTGACGTGGGCTAGTGACAACCCGTCCAAACGCCATGGTGCCGGGCTCAAGCAGCGCAGCTACCTGCTCGATCGTGTCGTTCAGACGATCGGTAACCCTCGCCTGCAACTGGCTCAGGATCTCAGCAGTCCCTATGCCATCACCACTCTGGAGCGAGCGCGACAGCGCTGGCCTGAATCCCCTCTCTGCTTCGTGGTGGGGAGCGATCTGGCCACCCAGATCCCTCGATGGAAGCACTGCGATCAGTGGCTTGGTCTCTGTGAATTGGGCATTGTTCCGCGCAAAGGTTGGCCCATCGAGGATGGCGACTTGCAGGGCCTCGAACGCCTCGGTGCCCGTCCAAGGATTCTGTCCCTTGATATCCCAGCCACCGCCAGCTCAGCAGTCCGCCAGGCCACTGGAGATGACCAGATCCCCGACACACTCTGGCCTCTGCTTCTGGAGCACAATCTTTACGGCTACCACTCCTCCTCCGCCTGA
- a CDS encoding NAD+ synthase: MRIALAQINPFVGDLLGNADRIHAALDATMVDGKVGADLLVTPELSLWGYPPRDLLFSSTHLAQQQQALDKLQQRLHAEQLDVALLVGVAEVAPDQQHPRLYNAMALVQAGGWRVVARKQLLPSYDVFDETRYFRPSGSPSTISLRVNHHDWRLGLTICEDLWVDQELQERRLVGPDPIAALMPERIDALINCSASPFSRGKATLRRELAARAARRLQCPVVYVNQVGGNDELIFDGASFVMAPGNSTPLLQLPDFCVSTAVWTAQLPVSPSDQNPHPHQRRQDQDASLEPLFRALVAGVKDYAAKCGFKQALLGLSGGIDSALVAVIAAAALGPEQIQTLLMPSPWSSSGSLEDALALASRLGISSRIVPIQTLMDGFEATLTPALDAEPSGITAENLQSRIRGTLLMAMANQQGQLLLSTGNKSELAVGYCTLYGDMNGGLAVIGDLYKSTVFALCHWLDSPDAGACRSELGLAIEGPLIGQAILEKPPSAELRPDQKDSDSLPDYGRLDPLLVDLIEHRMSGVQLISAGHDPDDVNRIERLFRRAEFKRRQAPPLLKVSNQAFGSGWRLPIAAI, from the coding sequence ATGCGTATCGCCCTGGCCCAGATCAATCCCTTTGTGGGGGACCTTCTGGGAAATGCCGATCGCATTCACGCGGCCTTGGACGCCACCATGGTGGACGGCAAGGTGGGTGCGGATCTCCTGGTCACGCCGGAGCTGTCTCTCTGGGGCTACCCACCGAGGGATCTGCTCTTCAGCTCCACTCACCTTGCGCAGCAACAACAGGCCTTAGACAAACTGCAGCAACGCTTGCACGCCGAACAACTGGATGTGGCCCTCCTCGTTGGTGTGGCCGAGGTTGCCCCTGATCAGCAACACCCCAGGCTCTACAACGCGATGGCGCTGGTGCAGGCGGGGGGATGGCGGGTCGTCGCCCGCAAGCAGCTGTTGCCCAGCTACGACGTCTTTGACGAAACCCGTTATTTCCGCCCCAGCGGAAGTCCGTCCACCATCAGCCTGCGCGTGAACCACCACGACTGGCGCCTGGGCCTCACCATCTGCGAAGACCTCTGGGTGGACCAGGAGCTCCAGGAGCGACGCCTGGTAGGCCCGGATCCCATCGCAGCCTTGATGCCCGAACGCATTGACGCCTTGATCAACTGCTCGGCATCCCCTTTCAGCCGCGGCAAGGCGACCCTCCGCCGTGAGCTTGCGGCCCGTGCAGCTAGACGCCTGCAATGTCCTGTGGTGTACGTGAACCAGGTGGGCGGGAACGATGAATTGATCTTCGATGGCGCCAGCTTCGTGATGGCTCCCGGTAACAGCACCCCGCTGCTGCAGCTGCCCGACTTCTGCGTCAGCACAGCGGTGTGGACTGCGCAATTACCAGTCAGTCCAAGCGATCAGAATCCCCATCCCCATCAACGCAGGCAAGACCAAGACGCCAGCCTCGAGCCGCTGTTCCGCGCACTGGTGGCCGGAGTCAAGGACTATGCAGCCAAATGCGGATTCAAACAAGCACTTCTTGGACTTAGTGGCGGCATTGATTCGGCCTTGGTGGCGGTGATCGCCGCCGCTGCCCTGGGCCCTGAACAGATTCAGACCCTGCTGATGCCCTCTCCCTGGAGCTCCTCCGGATCGCTCGAAGATGCCCTAGCCCTGGCGTCACGCCTGGGCATCTCTTCAAGGATCGTGCCGATTCAGACCCTGATGGACGGCTTTGAAGCCACGCTCACACCAGCCCTCGACGCCGAGCCATCCGGGATCACAGCCGAAAATCTGCAATCACGCATCCGCGGAACCCTGCTGATGGCCATGGCCAATCAGCAGGGGCAGCTTCTGCTCTCCACGGGCAACAAATCCGAACTGGCCGTGGGCTACTGCACCCTCTACGGCGACATGAACGGCGGTTTGGCGGTGATCGGCGATCTCTACAAATCAACAGTGTTCGCCCTCTGCCACTGGCTAGACAGCCCAGATGCTGGTGCCTGTCGATCCGAACTGGGGCTGGCCATTGAGGGGCCGTTGATCGGCCAGGCCATTCTTGAAAAACCACCGAGCGCCGAACTGCGACCAGACCAGAAAGACAGTGATTCACTGCCTGACTACGGGCGGCTGGACCCATTGCTGGTGGATCTGATCGAACACCGAATGAGTGGTGTGCAACTGATCAGCGCCGGGCATGATCCCGATGACGTGAATCGGATTGAACGTTTGTTCCGTCGGGCTGAATTCAAGCGGCGACAGGCCCCTCCGCTTCTGAAAGTGAGCAATCAAGCCTTCGGCAGCGGCTGGCGGCTGCCGATTGCAGCCATCTGA
- the ald gene encoding alanine dehydrogenase has product MAHSVLTAPMASIGVPTEIKADEQRVALTPDGVRELVTQGLEVRIQHGAGAGAGIGDDAFAAAGARMVDRDDAWAAHLVVKVKEPQQEEFGLLRDDMVLFTYLHLAAYPQVGQALLDAGTTGVAYETVQLENGSLPLLAPMSEIAGRLAAQVGARLLERPNGGRGVLIGGCTGVQPARVVVLGAGTVGWNAARLAAAMDAEVMLLDRSPERLRSLEADRRGRLMSVVSSRGLLERLVPTADLLIGAVLTPGGRAPTLVDEDMVKQMKPGSAIVDVAIDQGGCIATSRETTHTNPTISIHGVQHYAVGNMPGAVPFTSTEALVSVTLPYILGIAGRGLEEAVTERPELLSGLNTVKGSVCHPGVAKALNVPPRHPMACLR; this is encoded by the coding sequence ATGGCTCATTCCGTTCTGACGGCCCCGATGGCCAGTATCGGGGTGCCCACTGAGATCAAAGCTGATGAGCAGCGGGTCGCCCTGACACCGGATGGCGTCAGGGAGTTGGTGACCCAAGGGCTGGAGGTGCGCATCCAGCATGGTGCGGGAGCCGGTGCTGGCATCGGCGATGACGCGTTTGCAGCAGCTGGTGCACGCATGGTCGACCGGGACGACGCCTGGGCCGCTCACCTGGTGGTGAAAGTGAAAGAGCCGCAGCAAGAGGAATTCGGTCTTTTGCGCGATGACATGGTGCTCTTCACGTATCTGCACCTCGCGGCCTATCCCCAAGTGGGCCAGGCGCTGCTGGATGCAGGCACAACGGGTGTGGCCTACGAGACGGTGCAACTGGAAAACGGCAGCCTGCCGCTGCTCGCGCCGATGAGTGAAATTGCAGGCCGTCTCGCTGCTCAGGTCGGTGCGCGATTGCTGGAACGCCCTAACGGCGGCCGTGGTGTGCTGATCGGTGGCTGCACCGGTGTTCAACCGGCACGGGTGGTGGTGCTTGGGGCTGGCACCGTCGGCTGGAATGCGGCACGGCTTGCAGCAGCCATGGATGCCGAGGTGATGCTCCTGGATCGATCACCGGAGCGTTTGCGCAGCCTGGAGGCCGACCGGCGAGGGCGATTGATGAGTGTGGTGAGCAGCAGGGGACTGCTGGAGCGACTCGTGCCTACCGCCGACTTGCTCATTGGTGCCGTGCTCACCCCAGGAGGGCGGGCCCCGACACTGGTCGACGAGGACATGGTGAAACAGATGAAACCCGGTTCAGCCATCGTGGATGTGGCGATCGACCAGGGCGGATGCATCGCCACGAGTCGAGAGACCACCCACACCAATCCCACGATCAGCATCCATGGAGTGCAGCACTACGCCGTCGGGAACATGCCTGGAGCCGTACCGTTCACGTCCACGGAAGCCCTGGTGAGTGTCACGCTGCCATACATCCTTGGCATCGCTGGACGAGGACTGGAAGAAGCCGTCACGGAGCGGCCCGAATTGCTGTCTGGCTTGAACACCGTGAAAGGATCGGTCTGCCATCCAGGTGTCGCGAAGGCCTTAAACGTTCCGCCACGCCATCCCATGGCATGCCTGCGCTGA
- a CDS encoding DUF3326 domain-containing protein — translation MAAVFPTLMIVPTGIGCEIGGFAGDALPAARVLAAASGCLVTHPNVMNGAALYWSDERIFYVEGWGLDRFAAGELALRGGRRQRVGLLLDAAIEQSLRDRHLQVADACRATLGLEIGPVVTTDVALGVTLRQGESGVSWGSLERPDALLRAGEKLRDGGASAIAVVARFPDDSGSEALQAYRHGSGVDGLAGAEAVISHLLVRHLQIPCAHAPALAPLPLDPQLDPRAAAEELAHTFLPCVLVGLSRAPDLIQSASAQPGDLLATGLGALVVPEGALGGEAVLACLEQNVPVIAVTNPSVLQVSSYSMGLEGRVVAAATYAEAAGLVLAMREGVALPSLQRPLPGLDVLTLAQD, via the coding sequence ATGGCTGCTGTCTTCCCCACACTGATGATTGTGCCTACAGGGATTGGCTGCGAGATCGGAGGCTTCGCCGGCGATGCCCTTCCGGCTGCGCGGGTCCTCGCGGCAGCCTCGGGCTGCCTGGTGACCCACCCCAATGTGATGAATGGGGCCGCCCTTTACTGGAGCGACGAACGCATCTTTTATGTGGAGGGATGGGGGCTTGATCGATTTGCAGCCGGGGAGCTGGCGCTTCGGGGAGGACGGCGACAGCGTGTTGGCTTGCTGCTCGATGCTGCGATCGAACAGTCTCTTCGGGACCGCCACCTGCAGGTAGCGGATGCCTGTCGCGCCACGCTCGGCCTGGAGATTGGCCCGGTGGTCACCACGGATGTCGCTCTCGGAGTCACGCTACGGCAGGGGGAGAGTGGGGTGAGCTGGGGCTCGCTCGAGCGCCCTGATGCGTTGCTTCGCGCTGGGGAGAAGCTGCGTGACGGGGGTGCCTCAGCGATCGCCGTGGTGGCTCGATTCCCGGATGATTCCGGCAGCGAAGCGTTGCAGGCCTATCGCCACGGAAGCGGTGTGGATGGGTTGGCTGGTGCAGAGGCGGTGATCAGCCATCTGCTCGTGCGGCATCTTCAGATCCCCTGTGCCCATGCACCGGCTCTGGCTCCCTTGCCCCTGGATCCCCAGCTGGACCCGCGGGCGGCAGCTGAAGAGCTGGCGCATACCTTCCTTCCCTGCGTTCTCGTGGGGCTCAGTCGCGCACCCGATCTGATTCAGTCGGCATCGGCGCAGCCTGGAGATCTGCTGGCCACCGGACTCGGGGCCCTTGTGGTGCCTGAGGGTGCCTTAGGGGGTGAGGCCGTTCTGGCCTGTTTGGAGCAGAACGTCCCAGTGATTGCTGTCACCAACCCTTCGGTGCTGCAGGTGTCGTCCTATTCCATGGGACTTGAGGGTCGGGTGGTTGCGGCTGCGACCTACGCCGAAGCCGCCGGGTTGGTGCTGGCGATGCGGGAGGGGGTGGCGTTGCCATCGCTGCAGAGACCCCTTCCTGGTTTGGATGTGTTGACTCTCGCTCAAGACTGA
- a CDS encoding 2Fe-2S iron-sulfur cluster-binding protein, whose amino-acid sequence MSDSTAATFAISVELDGQTHQFQCSADQTVLSAAEAAGVAVPSSCCAGVCTTCAARILDGTVHQPDAMGVKEELRQDGFALLCVSYPRSDLKVLAGQEDALYEAQFGQYQK is encoded by the coding sequence ATGAGCGACTCCACGGCAGCGACCTTCGCCATCAGCGTTGAGCTGGATGGGCAGACCCATCAGTTCCAGTGCAGCGCCGATCAGACCGTGCTTTCAGCCGCTGAAGCAGCGGGAGTGGCGGTGCCCAGCTCCTGTTGTGCCGGCGTGTGCACGACCTGTGCCGCCCGCATCCTCGATGGAACCGTGCATCAACCGGATGCCATGGGAGTGAAGGAGGAGCTCCGCCAAGACGGCTTTGCACTCCTGTGTGTGAGTTATCCACGCTCAGATCTCAAGGTTCTCGCGGGTCAGGAGGATGCTCTCTACGAAGCGCAGTTTGGTCAGTATCAGAAGTGA
- a CDS encoding 2OG-Fe(II) oxygenase family protein yields the protein MLEVCCPFDVELHALFPTVVATDRMAMDPLTLAGQLQTLLSLRGEAVSNPDEGCAWTGDLHGLWQLHQHHDFRSLADEVIARVWIYLERTGFDLDQIALHLQRSWPVLSMAGQVVGRHHHPNAHVSAVVYLSGDGQGQEGALCLHARHQLNELVPGLAVGHGGPIREHHPHNQRLWTLNPEPGLLVIFPSRLDHSVGDNNDEESLRVSISFDFVLTALASSSPAEYLAPHPHQWHRCERPLS from the coding sequence ATGCTGGAGGTCTGCTGCCCCTTCGATGTGGAGCTTCACGCCCTTTTCCCAACGGTGGTGGCCACCGATCGGATGGCGATGGACCCCCTCACGCTGGCGGGGCAGCTGCAGACACTTCTGAGCCTGCGGGGCGAGGCGGTCAGCAATCCCGATGAAGGTTGTGCATGGACCGGGGATCTCCATGGCCTCTGGCAGCTGCATCAACATCACGACTTCCGATCCCTGGCGGATGAAGTGATTGCACGGGTTTGGATCTATCTGGAACGTACAGGATTTGATCTTGACCAGATCGCCTTGCACCTCCAACGGAGTTGGCCTGTGCTCAGCATGGCCGGGCAAGTGGTGGGTCGGCATCACCATCCCAACGCCCATGTCAGTGCCGTTGTGTATTTGAGTGGTGATGGTCAGGGTCAGGAGGGAGCTCTCTGTCTTCATGCAAGGCATCAACTGAATGAGCTGGTGCCAGGGCTTGCCGTGGGCCATGGGGGGCCGATTCGAGAGCATCACCCCCACAATCAGAGGCTCTGGACACTGAACCCTGAACCTGGTCTTCTGGTGATCTTTCCTTCCCGGTTGGATCACAGTGTTGGCGACAACAACGATGAGGAGTCACTGCGGGTGTCGATCAGTTTCGACTTCGTGCTCACGGCCCTGGCTTCGTCTTCGCCTGCGGAGTACCTGGCGCCCCATCCCCATCAGTGGCATCGCTGTGAGCGCCCGTTGTCCTGA